In the Ruminococcus sp. OA3 genome, one interval contains:
- the cobJ gene encoding precorrin-3B C(17)-methyltransferase, giving the protein MNKLYVVGIGPGEYEQMTIKAAEALRASDTIIGYTVYVDLVKHHFPGKDFKTTPMTREVERCELAFQEAMKGKTVSMICSGDAGVYGMSGLMYEVGVNYPEVELEIIPGVTAATGGAAVLGAPLIHDFCLISLSDLLTPWEKIEKRLLNAAEADFVICLYNPSSKKRHDYLQKACDLMMRFKKEDTVCGIVGNIGRDGEEMKVMSLKELRDTSVDMFTTVFIGNLQTKELGGKMVTPRGYRNV; this is encoded by the coding sequence TTGAATAAATTATATGTGGTGGGGATTGGACCCGGAGAGTACGAACAGATGACGATAAAGGCGGCTGAGGCACTTCGCGCCAGCGATACCATTATCGGCTATACGGTATACGTCGATCTGGTGAAACATCATTTTCCGGGCAAGGACTTTAAGACAACGCCGATGACCAGGGAAGTGGAACGATGTGAACTGGCATTTCAGGAAGCAATGAAAGGAAAAACGGTGTCCATGATCTGCAGCGGAGATGCCGGTGTGTATGGGATGTCCGGACTTATGTATGAAGTCGGAGTGAATTATCCGGAAGTTGAGCTGGAGATCATCCCCGGGGTAACAGCTGCGACAGGCGGTGCCGCTGTGCTGGGAGCACCGCTGATCCATGATTTCTGTCTGATCAGCCTGAGTGATCTGCTGACACCGTGGGAGAAGATAGAAAAACGTCTTTTGAATGCCGCGGAGGCTGATTTTGTGATCTGTCTGTACAACCCGTCCAGCAAAAAGAGACATGATTACCTGCAGAAAGCGTGCGACCTGATGATGCGCTTCAAGAAAGAAGACACGGTCTGCGGAATCGTTGGCAATATCGGACGCGACGGGGAAGAGATGAAAGTGATGTCGTTGAAAGAACTCAGGGATACGAGTGTCGATATGTTTACGACGGTATTTATCGGGAATTTACAGACGAAGGAACTGGGCGGGAAAATGGTGACTCCAAGAGGGTATCGGAATGTCTGA
- a CDS encoding adenosylcobinamide-GDP ribazoletransferase: protein MKRLINSFIIAFSMYSKIPMPRCDWSEKNMAYAMCFWPWVGAVIGGLCWLWGVIGLHASMNPVFFTVILLLISVFVTGGIHLDGLLDTADAMSSYQERERRLEILKDSHAGAFAVITCVVYFALMFGIYSQMNMEALKVIAPGFMLSRSMSALAIVTFPKARKDGSVATLSRGARTRRVRFTMAVYILVLAGVLLWIDLILGTAALAGAVLVYGYYHHMAMKHFGGTTGDLAGWFLSVCELVMPLAVVAVQIVMGARL from the coding sequence ATGAAACGACTGATTAACAGCTTTATCATAGCATTTTCCATGTATTCGAAGATTCCGATGCCGCGCTGTGACTGGAGTGAGAAAAATATGGCGTATGCCATGTGCTTCTGGCCTTGGGTGGGTGCTGTTATCGGCGGCCTGTGCTGGCTGTGGGGAGTGATCGGCCTTCATGCATCCATGAACCCGGTCTTTTTTACGGTTATATTGCTTCTGATCTCAGTGTTTGTCACCGGGGGTATCCATCTGGACGGGCTTCTGGATACGGCGGATGCGATGAGCTCTTACCAGGAGAGGGAACGCAGGCTGGAAATACTGAAGGATTCACATGCGGGTGCCTTCGCGGTGATCACGTGTGTGGTATATTTTGCTCTGATGTTCGGTATTTACAGCCAGATGAACATGGAGGCGCTGAAAGTCATAGCACCGGGTTTTATGCTGTCACGCTCCATGAGTGCGCTGGCGATCGTAACTTTTCCGAAAGCCAGAAAAGACGGATCGGTCGCAACACTGTCCAGAGGTGCACGCACGAGGAGAGTGCGGTTCACAATGGCAGTTTACATCCTCGTACTTGCAGGCGTCCTGCTCTGGATCGATCTGATTCTGGGGACGGCGGCGCTTGCCGGTGCAGTACTTGTATACGGGTATTATCATCATATGGCGATGAAACATTTCGGAGGTACAACAGGAGATCTGGCGGGCTGGTTTTTATCAGTCTGTGAACTGGTGATGCCGCTGGCAGTTGTGGCGGTACAGATTGTGATGGGAGCACGGTTATGA
- a CDS encoding bifunctional adenosylcobinamide kinase/adenosylcobinamide-phosphate guanylyltransferase, whose protein sequence is MLHLITGGSGSGKSVYAENCILKLGLKERIYIATMYPFDEESHRRIARHREMRKEKNFQTIECFTGLKSLELPPDSNVLLECMSNLTANEIYQQDGAGEHTVREILEGVRHLRDHCANLVIVSNEIFSDGMDYDAETMRYQRYLGDINCQIAAWADCVTEVVYGIPITIKGESLQYETTD, encoded by the coding sequence ATGCTGCATTTGATCACGGGAGGAAGCGGCAGCGGCAAGTCTGTATACGCGGAAAACTGTATCCTGAAGCTGGGTCTTAAGGAGCGCATCTATATCGCCACCATGTACCCTTTTGATGAGGAGAGCCACCGGCGGATCGCGCGTCACCGCGAGATGAGGAAGGAAAAGAACTTTCAGACGATAGAATGTTTTACAGGACTCAAATCCCTTGAACTTCCTCCGGACAGCAACGTGCTGCTGGAGTGTATGTCCAACCTGACGGCAAATGAGATCTATCAGCAGGATGGAGCCGGAGAGCATACGGTGCGTGAAATACTGGAGGGGGTCAGGCATCTGAGAGATCACTGTGCAAACCTTGTGATTGTGTCAAATGAGATCTTTTCAGACGGCATGGATTACGATGCGGAGACGATGCGTTACCAGAGGTATCTTGGAGACATCAATTGTCAGATCGCTGCATGGGCAGACTGCGTGACGGAAGTTGTCTATGGAATACCAATTACGATAAAAGGAGAGTCACTGCAATATGAAACGACTGATTAA
- a CDS encoding cobyrinate a,c-diamide synthase produces MKLPRFLITAAASGSGKTLITCGILQLLKNRGYQVTSFKCGPDYIDPMFHSKVIGMKSRNLDPFFADRITLRGLMEKNAQGSDIAVVEGVMGYYDGLAGISARGSAWNVADETDTPAVFLVNCKGMSLSVIPYIKGFLEYQQDSHIKGVILNQLSPMMYERLKHQIEEELPVTVCGYVPYVKGCTLESRHLGLVMPDEIGDLRQNLNELAVVLEKSLDVNALLSIAEEAPQISGKDLRPARKFAEPVRIGLAADEAFCFFYEDNLQLLREMGAELVPFSPLHDEKLPEDICGLLLHGGYPELFAKELSENKSMRLQIRDAVKNGLPCMAECGGFMYLHDRMQGQDGSYHDMAGVIEGIVHKTPRLRRFGYITLSEGTVFGKDIGTLRSHEFHYYDSENCGEAFLAEKPLSDRSWRCLHSTDTMLAGYPHMYYYGNMKLPEVFLATCMERKYRG; encoded by the coding sequence ATGAAACTTCCCAGATTCCTGATTACGGCGGCGGCAAGCGGGAGTGGAAAGACGCTGATTACCTGCGGGATCCTGCAGCTTTTAAAAAATCGCGGATATCAGGTGACTTCTTTCAAGTGTGGACCGGACTATATCGATCCGATGTTTCACAGCAAGGTCATCGGGATGAAGAGCCGGAATCTGGATCCCTTTTTCGCGGACCGCATAACGCTGCGGGGGCTGATGGAGAAAAATGCACAGGGAAGCGATATCGCAGTGGTGGAAGGCGTGATGGGTTATTACGACGGCCTTGCCGGGATTTCGGCCAGAGGGAGTGCCTGGAACGTAGCGGATGAGACGGATACTCCTGCCGTATTTCTTGTGAACTGCAAGGGGATGAGTCTGTCAGTCATTCCGTATATCAAGGGATTTCTGGAGTATCAGCAGGACAGCCATATCAAGGGTGTGATCCTAAACCAGCTTTCACCCATGATGTATGAGCGTCTGAAGCATCAGATCGAAGAGGAACTTCCTGTAACCGTGTGCGGCTATGTGCCGTATGTAAAAGGCTGTACGCTGGAAAGCCGTCATCTCGGTCTTGTGATGCCGGATGAGATCGGCGATCTCAGACAGAACCTGAATGAGCTGGCAGTGGTTCTTGAGAAAAGTCTCGATGTCAATGCGCTGCTCTCAATTGCAGAGGAAGCTCCGCAGATTTCGGGGAAGGATCTCAGACCGGCACGGAAATTTGCAGAACCGGTCAGAATCGGTCTTGCAGCGGATGAGGCGTTTTGCTTTTTCTATGAAGATAACCTGCAGCTTCTTCGGGAGATGGGCGCCGAGCTCGTCCCGTTTTCTCCGCTTCATGATGAGAAACTGCCGGAAGACATCTGCGGACTGCTTCTGCACGGAGGGTATCCGGAACTTTTTGCGAAAGAGCTTTCCGAGAATAAGAGTATGCGTCTGCAGATACGGGATGCCGTGAAAAATGGCCTTCCGTGTATGGCGGAGTGCGGAGGCTTTATGTATCTGCATGACAGGATGCAGGGTCAGGATGGCAGTTACCATGATATGGCAGGCGTCATAGAGGGAATTGTACATAAAACACCACGTCTACGCAGATTTGGATACATCACGCTGTCAGAGGGGACTGTATTCGGAAAAGATATCGGGACTCTTCGTTCTCACGAATTTCATTACTACGATTCTGAAAACTGCGGGGAAGCATTTTTGGCAGAGAAACCGTTGTCTGACAGAAGCTGGAGGTGCCTGCACAGCACAGATACCATGCTTGCCGGCTATCCCCATATGTATTACTACGGCAATATGAAACTGCCGGAAGTATTTCTTGCAACGTGCATGGAAAGGAAGTACAGAGGATGA
- the cobM gene encoding precorrin-4 C(11)-methyltransferase encodes MIHFVGAGSGAPDLITIRGKKYLEEADVVIYAGSLVNPQLLDYAKEGCEIYNSAKMTLEEVLDVMYAAEEKGLVTVRLHTGDPCLYGAIREQMDVLDEKQIAYDSCPGVSSFCGAASALNLEYTLPDVSQSVIITRMAGRTPVPEKESIESFASHHATMVVFLSTGMLEELSSRLIEGGYTADTPAAIVYKATWEDEKTAVCTVGTLAETARRENITKTALMIIGDVVTHSHYQRSELYNPAFTTEFRQASK; translated from the coding sequence ATGATACATTTTGTTGGAGCGGGCTCAGGTGCCCCTGATTTAATTACGATTCGCGGTAAAAAATATCTGGAAGAGGCAGACGTTGTGATCTATGCAGGGTCGCTGGTTAATCCACAGCTGCTGGATTACGCCAAAGAAGGCTGTGAGATTTACAACAGTGCGAAAATGACACTGGAGGAAGTACTGGATGTTATGTATGCGGCAGAGGAAAAAGGTCTTGTGACGGTGCGTCTGCATACGGGGGACCCATGTCTTTACGGGGCGATCAGGGAACAGATGGATGTCCTGGATGAGAAACAGATTGCCTATGACTCCTGTCCCGGAGTCAGCTCTTTCTGCGGTGCGGCTTCCGCGCTGAATCTGGAATACACGCTGCCTGACGTCTCACAGAGTGTCATCATCACAAGGATGGCGGGCCGCACACCGGTACCGGAAAAGGAGAGCATCGAATCATTTGCGTCACATCACGCCACGATGGTTGTGTTTTTGAGCACGGGTATGCTGGAAGAACTGAGCAGCCGCCTCATTGAGGGCGGATATACTGCGGATACTCCGGCGGCGATCGTCTATAAGGCAACCTGGGAAGATGAAAAGACGGCAGTCTGTACGGTCGGTACACTCGCGGAGACTGCCAGAAGAGAGAATATCACGAAGACGGCACTGATGATCATTGGGGATGTGGTGACACACAGCCATTATCAGCGCTCTGAACTGTATAATCCGGCGTTTACCACCGAGTTTCGCCAGGCAAGTAAATAA
- the cobT gene encoding nicotinate-nucleotide--dimethylbenzimidazole phosphoribosyltransferase — protein MNLKEALCAVGTLDKTAMEAAEKRWYSIAIPLHSLGRLQDAVVQMAGIKQTSDVRLDKKALVVMCADNGVVEEGVTQSGQDVTLIISENFLKEKATASIMCKTVGAEIFPVDIGIAVDSRLINHKVMYGTRNMAKEPAMTREETIKAVEVGIHMVEELKEKGYQIISTGEMGIGNTTTSSAITSVLLGQSPEKVTGRGAGLSSAGLEKKIQTIRHAIELHRPDAEDVIDVLSKVGGLDIAGLVGVFIGGAACRVPIVIDGFISGVAALCAARLEPRTKDFMMASHLSREPASAMVLEALGLSGCLMCDMRLGEGTGAVTLYPILDIALAVYNGMSTFEENSMETYVPLS, from the coding sequence ATGAATTTAAAAGAAGCACTGTGTGCTGTCGGCACACTTGATAAAACGGCGATGGAAGCTGCCGAAAAGAGGTGGTACAGCATCGCGATTCCGCTCCACAGTCTGGGCAGGCTGCAGGATGCAGTCGTTCAGATGGCGGGAATCAAACAGACATCCGATGTGAGACTGGATAAAAAAGCGCTGGTCGTGATGTGTGCGGACAACGGCGTGGTTGAAGAGGGCGTGACACAGAGCGGTCAGGATGTCACGCTGATCATTTCGGAAAACTTTTTGAAAGAGAAAGCGACTGCCAGCATTATGTGCAAAACAGTGGGGGCAGAAATTTTTCCTGTTGACATTGGAATTGCGGTGGATTCCAGGCTGATCAACCATAAGGTAATGTACGGAACACGCAACATGGCGAAAGAACCGGCCATGACGAGAGAGGAAACCATAAAGGCTGTTGAAGTCGGGATTCATATGGTGGAAGAGCTGAAAGAAAAAGGATATCAGATCATATCAACCGGAGAAATGGGAATCGGAAATACGACGACAAGCAGTGCGATCACATCGGTACTGCTTGGACAGAGCCCCGAAAAAGTAACAGGAAGAGGAGCTGGGCTTTCGAGTGCGGGGCTGGAGAAAAAAATCCAGACGATCCGTCATGCGATCGAACTCCACAGACCGGATGCGGAGGATGTGATTGATGTGCTCTCCAAGGTGGGTGGGCTTGACATCGCGGGTCTTGTCGGTGTCTTCATAGGCGGAGCTGCCTGCAGGGTGCCAATCGTCATCGATGGGTTTATCTCCGGAGTGGCTGCACTCTGCGCCGCACGCCTGGAACCCAGGACGAAAGATTTTATGATGGCGTCCCATCTGTCCCGGGAACCGGCATCTGCCATGGTGCTGGAGGCACTCGGGCTTTCCGGATGTCTGATGTGTGATATGCGTCTGGGTGAAGGTACGGGAGCGGTCACACTGTATCCGATCCTGGATATCGCGCTTGCAGTATATAACGGGATGAGTACGTTTGAAGAGAATTCCATGGAGACCTACGTTCCGCTGTCATGA
- the cobI gene encoding precorrin-2 C(20)-methyltransferase — MAGKLYGLGVGPGDPELLTLKALRIIQESDVIAVPGKVPQETIAYKIVIKAFPELAKKELLPIEMPMTKDAVLLEQSHQEGAEKIAALLDKGKQVAFLTLGDTTVYSTYLYVHSRVQDMGYEVEIVSGITSFCAVAARLNMGLVEKAEPLHVIPASYQIEEALKLPGTKVLMKAGKQMHEVKKQLKELNANVVMIENCGMENEKIFRGADEIPEDAGYYSLIIVKEKN; from the coding sequence ATGGCAGGAAAATTGTATGGTTTGGGAGTTGGACCGGGAGATCCGGAACTTCTGACTCTGAAAGCTCTTAGAATAATTCAGGAGAGTGATGTGATCGCAGTGCCGGGCAAGGTACCACAGGAGACGATCGCCTATAAGATTGTGATAAAGGCATTTCCGGAACTGGCAAAAAAAGAACTTCTTCCAATTGAGATGCCGATGACGAAAGATGCGGTTCTTCTTGAGCAGAGTCACCAGGAGGGAGCGGAAAAAATTGCAGCACTGCTGGATAAAGGAAAACAGGTTGCATTTTTGACACTTGGTGATACAACCGTATATTCTACATACCTGTATGTACACTCACGTGTGCAGGATATGGGATATGAAGTGGAGATTGTAAGCGGTATCACATCATTCTGTGCTGTTGCGGCACGTTTGAACATGGGGCTGGTTGAAAAGGCGGAACCGCTTCACGTCATCCCGGCTTCCTACCAGATTGAGGAGGCACTGAAACTGCCGGGTACCAAGGTTCTGATGAAGGCCGGGAAACAGATGCATGAGGTTAAAAAGCAGTTAAAAGAACTGAATGCCAATGTTGTGATGATTGAGAACTGCGGCATGGAGAATGAAAAGATTTTCAGGGGAGCAGATGAGATACCGGAAGACGCCGGATATTATTCCCTGATCATAGTAAAGGAGAAAAACTAA
- a CDS encoding cobalt-precorrin 5A hydrolase, translating into MDTGIICFTMNGFVLAEKIARLLVRQGHNVSVFTKSRYLKDVSAQQVKEPLQQWAKKMFETREAVVFIGASGIAVRAIAPWVEDKKYDPAVLVLDEQGEFCIPLLSGHLGGANELACQISAGLGATPVLTTATDVNQRFAVDVFAKKNKLYISNMTLAKEISAKLLSGGSIGFISELPVEGELPEGLYMDRESLPLGIYVGVHYDRQPFEQTLWLIPRCITAGIGCRKGTQREQIEELFEEVCQINGIFHEAVTQVATIDLKKEEEGLAAFCREMDLPLITYSAQELEQTEGEFSPSDFVKSVTGVDNVCERSAVRAVTSGSLIQKKIRKNGVTIAFAMEEWRVGFE; encoded by the coding sequence ATGGACACAGGAATTATCTGTTTTACGATGAACGGATTTGTCCTTGCGGAGAAGATCGCCCGTCTTCTTGTCAGGCAGGGACATAACGTCTCTGTATTTACAAAGAGCCGTTATCTGAAGGATGTATCTGCACAGCAGGTGAAAGAACCCCTTCAGCAATGGGCAAAGAAGATGTTTGAAACCAGGGAAGCGGTTGTCTTTATTGGTGCCAGCGGCATTGCAGTGCGGGCGATTGCGCCGTGGGTGGAGGACAAAAAATATGATCCGGCTGTCCTTGTGCTGGATGAGCAGGGGGAATTCTGTATTCCACTGCTGTCCGGGCATCTGGGCGGTGCAAACGAGCTTGCCTGCCAGATCAGTGCAGGGCTCGGCGCGACACCGGTACTGACAACCGCGACAGATGTGAATCAGCGGTTTGCAGTTGACGTCTTTGCAAAGAAGAATAAGTTGTATATTTCGAATATGACACTTGCGAAAGAAATTTCAGCGAAACTTTTAAGCGGAGGTTCGATTGGATTTATCAGCGAGCTGCCGGTGGAGGGCGAGCTCCCGGAAGGACTGTATATGGACAGGGAGTCGCTGCCCCTCGGCATCTATGTTGGCGTGCATTACGACCGGCAGCCGTTTGAACAGACGCTGTGGCTGATTCCCAGATGTATAACGGCTGGGATCGGGTGCAGGAAAGGCACACAGCGGGAGCAGATTGAAGAGTTGTTTGAAGAAGTCTGCCAGATCAACGGCATTTTTCATGAGGCAGTTACACAGGTGGCAACCATTGATTTAAAGAAAGAAGAAGAAGGGCTGGCTGCATTCTGCAGAGAGATGGATCTGCCGCTCATTACGTATTCCGCGCAGGAACTGGAGCAGACGGAAGGGGAGTTCTCCCCGTCAGATTTCGTGAAATCCGTGACGGGTGTCGACAACGTGTGTGAGCGCAGCGCAGTCCGCGCAGTGACCAGCGGCAGCCTGATACAGAAAAAAATCAGAAAAAATGGCGTAACCATCGCGTTCGCCATGGAAGAATGGAGAGTTGGATTTGAATAA
- a CDS encoding bifunctional adenosylcobinamide kinase/adenosylcobinamide-phosphate guanylyltransferase, with protein MKLVIGGTFQGKLSYAKEHYQVSEWVDGNTCDFEELYSCQGMNHFHEYIRRMLVNGQEVSCLPARIQSENPEVVIITNELGYGVVPVDAFDRNYREATGRVCTQLAESADEVCRVVCGIGQVIKG; from the coding sequence ATGAAGTTGGTTATAGGTGGAACTTTTCAGGGAAAACTGTCATATGCAAAAGAACACTATCAGGTTTCGGAATGGGTGGATGGAAACACCTGCGATTTTGAGGAATTATATTCATGCCAGGGTATGAATCATTTTCACGAATATATCCGCAGGATGCTGGTCAACGGGCAGGAGGTCAGTTGCCTCCCAGCAAGGATACAGTCTGAGAATCCGGAGGTTGTGATCATTACGAACGAACTGGGGTATGGAGTTGTACCTGTTGACGCATTTGACCGGAATTACCGGGAAGCGACGGGGCGTGTCTGTACGCAGCTTGCCGAGTCGGCTGATGAGGTCTGCCGGGTGGTATGCGGGATCGGGCAGGTGATCAAGGGATGA
- the cobK gene encoding precorrin-6A reductase, with translation MSEVLIFAGTLEGRTIAEFLSEYHIETYVCVATQYGESLLPKGGSLRISHDRLDQDQMTALMVRENPKAVIDATHPYAAEVTANIRSACEASGKSYLRLLRSGFQVDDKDVVYVDSIADAVAYLRTTQGNVLATTGSKELAEYTKLEDYRERVYARVLSLPEVAASCARLGFEGKHLICMQGPFSKELNIAMLRQLDCRYLVTKESGNTGGFLEKYDAALQTGATLVLIGRPVREEGMTLAQCRHHLRELFHLPVKRKITLVGIGMGSADNMTKEAYEACREAELLIGARRMTQEISEASQEVLHAYRPQEIADYIEAHPEFEKIAIALSGDVGFYSGAKKLLEVLPDGCELVPGISSMIYFLAQLKKPWEDVTPCSMHGRSANIISMVKECPKVFAIVGDETGIGGLCSRLCAYGLGSVRVSVGERLAYPDEQIRTGTAEAFSGCKTDALSVVLIENENAADHIVTHGIPDGEFLRDKAPMTKEEIRDISLSKLRLKKDSVIYDVGAGTGSVSVEMALKAAYGRVYAIEKKPEAVALLYRNKEKFAVDHLEIIEGLAPEACEKLPAPTHAFIGGSSGNLKEIMQQLLSKNPSVRMVINCITLETVAEALDAVKTLPVTDVDIASVSIGKSKSVGRYHMMMGQNPVYVISCEGGEAS, from the coding sequence ATGTCTGAAGTCCTGATTTTTGCAGGTACCCTGGAAGGGCGTACCATTGCGGAGTTCTTAAGTGAATATCATATTGAGACATATGTCTGCGTGGCAACACAGTATGGTGAGAGCCTGCTTCCGAAGGGCGGAAGTCTGAGAATTTCCCATGACCGGCTGGATCAGGATCAGATGACAGCACTAATGGTGCGGGAAAACCCCAAAGCAGTCATAGATGCGACACATCCGTACGCGGCAGAAGTGACTGCAAATATCCGCTCTGCATGTGAGGCGTCCGGGAAGTCTTATCTGCGCCTGCTGCGCAGCGGTTTTCAGGTGGATGACAAAGATGTTGTGTATGTGGACAGTATTGCGGATGCCGTTGCCTACCTGCGGACAACACAGGGAAATGTTCTTGCCACGACAGGAAGTAAAGAACTGGCTGAATATACGAAGCTCGAAGATTACCGGGAACGTGTTTATGCGAGAGTACTGTCATTGCCGGAGGTTGCAGCATCGTGTGCACGGCTTGGCTTTGAAGGAAAACATCTGATCTGTATGCAGGGACCTTTTTCGAAAGAACTGAATATCGCAATGCTCAGGCAGCTGGACTGCAGATATCTTGTGACAAAAGAATCCGGAAATACCGGGGGCTTTCTGGAAAAGTATGATGCTGCCCTTCAGACGGGGGCGACACTGGTGCTGATCGGACGTCCGGTCCGTGAAGAGGGAATGACGCTCGCGCAGTGCAGGCATCATCTGAGAGAACTGTTCCATCTGCCGGTGAAGCGAAAGATAACGCTTGTGGGGATTGGAATGGGTTCTGCGGACAATATGACGAAGGAAGCTTATGAAGCGTGCAGGGAAGCCGAGCTGCTGATCGGTGCCAGGCGTATGACACAGGAAATCTCAGAAGCATCACAGGAAGTACTGCATGCATATCGGCCGCAGGAGATTGCGGACTATATTGAGGCACATCCGGAATTTGAAAAGATCGCCATCGCGCTGTCCGGTGATGTAGGTTTTTACAGCGGTGCGAAGAAACTTCTGGAGGTATTGCCGGATGGCTGTGAACTGGTTCCGGGGATATCTTCGATGATTTATTTTCTGGCACAGCTTAAAAAACCCTGGGAAGACGTGACTCCGTGCAGCATGCACGGACGGTCTGCCAATATCATCAGCATGGTGAAAGAATGCCCGAAGGTGTTTGCCATCGTCGGAGATGAGACAGGAATCGGCGGGCTGTGCAGCAGACTGTGTGCTTATGGCCTGGGGAGCGTCAGAGTCTCTGTCGGAGAACGGCTTGCATATCCGGATGAACAGATCCGGACAGGCACGGCGGAGGCATTCTCAGGCTGTAAGACAGATGCACTCAGCGTTGTTCTGATCGAGAATGAGAATGCAGCTGATCATATTGTCACGCATGGAATTCCGGACGGTGAATTCCTGCGAGACAAAGCACCTATGACGAAAGAAGAGATCCGTGATATTTCACTGTCCAAACTCAGGCTGAAAAAAGATTCAGTGATCTATGATGTGGGAGCCGGTACGGGATCTGTATCTGTGGAAATGGCATTGAAAGCCGCTTACGGCCGCGTTTATGCGATTGAAAAAAAACCGGAGGCGGTAGCGCTTCTTTATAGAAATAAAGAGAAGTTTGCGGTGGATCATCTGGAGATCATAGAGGGTCTGGCTCCTGAAGCCTGCGAAAAGCTTCCGGCACCGACACACGCATTTATCGGAGGATCTTCCGGCAACCTGAAAGAGATCATGCAGCAGCTGCTTTCCAAAAATCCGTCTGTGCGAATGGTCATCAACTGCATTACACTTGAGACGGTTGCGGAGGCACTCGATGCAGTCAAAACACTTCCGGTGACGGATGTTGACATCGCATCTGTCAGTATCGGAAAGTCCAAAAGCGTTGGCAGGTATCATATGATGATGGGACAGAATCCTGTCTACGTCATTTCCTGCGAAGGAGGCGAGGCATCATGA
- the cbiD gene encoding cobalt-precorrin-5B (C(1))-methyltransferase CbiD, whose product MSHRTGLEEHVIVKDNKTLRLGYTTGSCAAAAGKAAAMMLLTGKMVEEVSLMTPKGILLHLLIEDIHVEDARVSCAVRKDGGDDPDATNGALVYAAVTRAEEPGIHIDGGTGVGRVTRPGLQQPVGEAAINRVPRSMIAKEAAAVCREQGYRGGLNIVISVPKGEEIAVRTFNPRLGIVGGISILGTSGIVIPMSEAALIESIRVEMKMLCEAGARYLVMTPGNYGEVFSRERMELDLTYSMKCSNYIGETLEMAAALGVKGILFISHIGKFIKVSGGIMNTHSHHADSRAELMAAQAVRAGADIACVKRLLETITTEEALDILAEYQILEETMRITIEKIQYYLRHQKKTDLEIATIIFSNVHGTLAKSGNAEEMMEKINRQRS is encoded by the coding sequence ATGAGTCACAGGACAGGACTGGAAGAGCATGTTATCGTCAAGGACAACAAAACACTGCGTCTGGGGTATACCACAGGATCCTGTGCAGCGGCTGCGGGGAAGGCTGCTGCCATGATGCTGCTGACCGGGAAGATGGTGGAAGAGGTTTCGCTGATGACACCGAAAGGGATCCTTCTGCATCTTCTGATCGAGGATATCCATGTCGAAGATGCGCGGGTAAGCTGTGCGGTCAGAAAAGACGGCGGGGATGATCCGGATGCAACGAACGGAGCGCTGGTCTATGCGGCAGTTACCAGGGCAGAAGAGCCGGGTATCCATATTGACGGCGGAACGGGAGTCGGGCGTGTGACCAGACCGGGGCTGCAGCAGCCGGTAGGCGAGGCGGCGATCAACCGGGTTCCACGCAGCATGATTGCGAAAGAAGCAGCGGCAGTGTGCAGGGAACAGGGCTATCGGGGCGGACTGAACATTGTGATATCGGTTCCGAAAGGGGAAGAGATCGCAGTTCGGACCTTTAATCCGAGGCTGGGGATCGTCGGAGGCATTTCCATACTCGGCACGAGCGGGATCGTCATACCGATGAGTGAAGCAGCACTGATCGAGAGCATCCGTGTGGAGATGAAAATGCTCTGCGAAGCGGGGGCACGTTATCTCGTGATGACACCGGGAAATTATGGGGAAGTCTTTTCCAGAGAACGGATGGAGCTGGACCTGACATACAGCATGAAATGCAGCAATTATATCGGGGAGACACTGGAGATGGCGGCGGCACTGGGCGTAAAGGGCATCCTGTTTATCTCTCATATCGGAAAGTTCATCAAAGTATCCGGCGGTATCATGAATACCCATTCTCACCATGCGGACAGCCGTGCAGAGTTGATGGCGGCGCAGGCGGTTCGGGCAGGGGCAGATATCGCGTGTGTGAAACGCCTGCTGGAGACGATAACGACGGAGGAAGCGCTGGACATTCTGGCAGAGTATCAGATTCTGGAGGAGACGATGCGCATCACGATCGAAAAGATACAGTATTATCTGCGGCATCAGAAAAAGACGGATCTTGAAATTGCAACGATCATATTCTCCAATGTACACGGAACCCTTGCAAAGTCCGGGAATGCAGAGGAAATGATGGAAAAGATCAACAGACAACGTTCATAG